The following proteins are encoded in a genomic region of Cystobacter fuscus DSM 2262:
- a CDS encoding ATP-binding protein yields MSTPTTPHESANSSTSTTGLPSGPQREAAAVLAGGGDMGALMRSIDWAQTPVGPLETWPQSLCTAVSILLESRFPMYIAWGPQFVQFYNDGYRPVLGSTKHPAAMGRSAQATFAESWHIIGPMFEGVRRGTAVGAEDWMLPLDRNGYLEECYFTFSYSPIRDETGGVGGVLVTVTETTGRVLGERRLRTLRDLAAHTGPVKREQDAWREAARALEGNVLDVPFALLYRTSDAGERPELVATAGWGTDTAAAVSLSGALQANPLSPFAGAAATQGPQFVPDVRALFAERPNGTSPEALHPALILPISRSGAERLHGFLVAGLSARRAPDDDYRAFLGLVADHIATAVSNARAYEEEKKRAEALAEIDRTKTAFFNNVSHELRTPLSLMLGPIEDGLADTEQPLPPKQRERQEMVRRNGLRLRKLVNTLLDFARMEAGRVQACFVPTDLSSLTIELASNFDSAMASAGLALVVDCPVLPEAVYVDPAMWEKVVLNLLSNALKFTLQGEVRIALRWLGGHVEFTVQDTGTGMPEEELPRLFERFHRVAGARGRSHEGTGIGLALVRELVKLHGGSVTVKSVLGEGSTFTVSLPTGSAHIPQEHLGAPQMPPTTGREASLFLAEVSQWNEVEASAAPSLPHSEARILLVDDNADMRAYLSRLLSPHWSVEPVSEGTRALAAARANPPSLIISDVMMPGVDGLQLAQALRADERTRTIPILLLSARAGEEATIQGLNSGADEYLVKPFSAKELLARVTALLTVSQLHQAAVRSERAHAEDSLRFLEESRRATRLREDMLAVVSHDLRSPLTAIRTSAELLRRMSPEGDLFARVRKQADAIRRSADRMHRLLDDLLDMASIDAGTLSIQAHSQRVEEIVRDARESFEPHAAEKGLQLDFEVEPGLLLWCDKERILQALGNLLSNAIKFTPPGGRILLRAEAEAGTGDIRLSVTDTGPGVPLAAQSHIFDRYWHEAQNKREGHGLGLSIAKGIVESHGGRIRLEQTSSTGSTFSFSLPSEQKEGAVSPAHRTTLPRRGVEESFIQGGGEMGALMRAMDWSKNSLGPVEAWPQSLRTSVSTMLRSPYPIILFWGPELRMLYNDPFRPILGTKHPQTLGARGSEALAEEWALLGPLMKRVHETGEPLFLQNGNVNFARRPGGLREEAYFTWSYNPTIGETGEIAGLFAISSETTRQVVGDRRLGILRELSIRAALDKKVERIFRSLEEVLAQAGNDLPFALLYVVEAEKAHLVSCAGLARGAPAAPLELSLDNTRSWPLATVARLRQEALVEDLHLKFGRLPGGPWPEPATRALVLPVPMGADTMATGVLVAGLSPLVALDDEYRGFLQLLARQLAASISSARAYEQEKQRAEELAQLDRAKTAFFSNVSHEFRTPLTLILGPIEDALSKPEKSLEGEKLDLIRRNALRLYKMVNTLLDFSRMEAGRAQAHYVPTDLSAMTRNLASAFQSAVESAGLRLVVDCPPLPEPLYVDPEMWEKVVLNLLSNAVKYTYQGEIRIGLGWRDDKAVLTVQDTGVGIPEEELPRVFERFYRVRGTQGRSHEGTGIGLALVQELVKLHGGSVSVASKLGAGTTFTLLLPRGSAHLPPERIERTPRPGSVSAGAAPFVEEAQRWSSDSTGTDTPNAGASNDPTLDVPEELARSRILLVDDNSDLRTYVAGLLGRVFPHVETATNGNDALERARARPPDLVLSDVMMPGLDGFGLVRALRADKDTRAIPIILLSARAGDEATVEGLQSGADDYLVKPFSARELMVRVRTQLDMARVRREVIRNEIEKKVLRESVRVRDEFLNLVSHELRTPVSALSLNVQSLVRSLSNEGRAEASLEALGVKARTTRKHLHRLARLVERLLDVSELVTGRLRLTRREVDLSAVASAVVEQVRNKALQAGCVLTLNAPSPVMGHYDRARLHQILEELLDNALKFGAGRPVEVAVRRDADQAFLTVVDHGVGVGLEDQERIFWRFERAVSERNHGGFGLGLWIARLLAEAHSGSIRLVRTDGGATAFTVMLPLNETGSPGHGP; encoded by the coding sequence ATGAGCACCCCGACCACACCTCATGAATCAGCGAACAGCTCTACGTCCACCACCGGGCTGCCGAGCGGGCCCCAGCGCGAAGCCGCGGCGGTGCTCGCCGGCGGGGGCGACATGGGAGCCCTCATGCGCTCCATCGACTGGGCTCAGACTCCCGTGGGGCCGCTGGAAACGTGGCCTCAGTCTCTGTGCACGGCGGTCAGCATCCTGCTCGAATCTCGCTTTCCCATGTACATCGCGTGGGGACCCCAGTTCGTCCAGTTCTACAACGATGGGTACCGGCCTGTTCTTGGCTCGACAAAGCATCCCGCCGCCATGGGACGCAGTGCCCAGGCCACGTTCGCGGAGAGCTGGCACATCATCGGCCCGATGTTCGAGGGAGTGCGACGAGGGACGGCGGTCGGCGCCGAGGACTGGATGCTACCTCTGGACCGCAATGGCTATCTCGAGGAGTGCTACTTCACCTTCTCGTACAGTCCGATACGAGACGAAACGGGTGGCGTCGGAGGTGTTCTCGTCACCGTCACCGAAACGACCGGCCGGGTGCTCGGCGAACGACGGCTGCGGACGCTGAGAGACCTCGCGGCGCACACGGGACCGGTGAAGCGGGAACAAGATGCGTGGCGAGAAGCCGCGCGGGCGCTGGAGGGCAACGTCTTGGACGTTCCCTTCGCCTTGCTGTATCGGACAAGTGACGCGGGCGAGAGGCCCGAGTTGGTGGCGACAGCCGGATGGGGAACGGATACAGCCGCCGCGGTCTCGCTCTCGGGCGCACTTCAGGCGAACCCGCTGTCGCCCTTCGCGGGTGCGGCCGCGACCCAGGGTCCCCAATTCGTCCCGGATGTGCGCGCCCTCTTCGCGGAGCGTCCCAATGGCACCTCGCCGGAGGCTCTTCACCCGGCCTTGATTCTACCCATCTCCCGTTCGGGCGCGGAGCGCCTCCATGGCTTTCTCGTCGCGGGCTTGAGCGCGAGGCGCGCCCCCGACGACGATTACCGTGCGTTCCTGGGGTTGGTGGCGGACCACATCGCCACGGCCGTCAGCAACGCTCGCGCCTACGAGGAGGAAAAGAAGCGGGCCGAAGCACTGGCTGAGATTGACCGCACCAAGACGGCTTTCTTCAACAACGTCAGCCACGAGCTCCGCACCCCGCTCTCGCTGATGCTCGGGCCCATCGAGGATGGCCTGGCGGACACCGAACAGCCCCTCCCCCCAAAGCAGCGGGAACGGCAGGAAATGGTGCGCCGCAACGGCCTGCGCCTGCGGAAGCTCGTCAACACGCTGCTCGACTTCGCCCGCATGGAGGCCGGGCGCGTCCAGGCTTGCTTCGTCCCGACGGACCTGTCCTCCCTCACGATCGAGCTCGCGAGCAACTTCGACTCGGCGATGGCGTCCGCCGGTCTGGCGCTGGTGGTCGACTGCCCGGTTCTCCCCGAGGCTGTCTACGTGGACCCGGCCATGTGGGAGAAGGTTGTCTTGAACCTCCTCTCCAACGCCTTGAAGTTCACCCTCCAGGGTGAAGTGCGCATCGCGCTGAGGTGGCTCGGCGGTCACGTGGAGTTCACCGTTCAGGATACGGGAACCGGCATGCCGGAGGAGGAGCTGCCCCGCCTCTTCGAGCGCTTCCACCGGGTGGCGGGAGCGCGAGGGCGCAGCCACGAGGGCACGGGCATCGGGCTCGCGCTGGTGCGGGAGCTGGTGAAGCTGCACGGCGGGAGCGTGACGGTGAAAAGTGTTCTCGGCGAGGGAAGCACTTTCACGGTGAGCCTGCCGACAGGCTCCGCACACATTCCCCAAGAGCACCTGGGGGCTCCCCAGATGCCCCCCACCACCGGGAGAGAAGCCAGCTTGTTCCTCGCGGAGGTCTCCCAATGGAATGAAGTCGAGGCTTCCGCGGCACCGTCCCTCCCCCACTCCGAGGCCCGTATCTTGTTGGTGGACGACAACGCCGACATGCGCGCCTACCTCTCACGCCTCCTGTCGCCGCACTGGAGCGTGGAGCCGGTGAGCGAGGGCACACGGGCCCTCGCCGCCGCGCGGGCGAATCCTCCCAGCCTCATCATCTCCGACGTGATGATGCCAGGGGTGGACGGTCTGCAGTTGGCTCAAGCCCTGCGCGCGGACGAGCGCACCCGCACCATTCCCATCCTGCTGCTGTCCGCACGTGCAGGTGAAGAGGCCACCATCCAGGGGCTGAACAGCGGCGCGGACGAGTACCTCGTCAAGCCCTTCTCCGCGAAGGAGCTCCTGGCGCGCGTCACCGCGCTGCTCACGGTCTCGCAACTGCACCAGGCGGCGGTCCGCTCGGAACGCGCCCACGCGGAGGACTCCCTGCGTTTTCTCGAGGAGTCCCGCCGCGCCACACGTCTTCGCGAGGACATGCTCGCCGTCGTCAGCCACGACTTGCGCTCGCCGCTCACCGCCATTCGCACCTCCGCCGAGCTCCTCCGGCGAATGTCCCCGGAGGGGGACCTGTTCGCCCGCGTGCGCAAGCAGGCGGACGCCATTCGTCGTTCCGCCGACCGGATGCACCGGCTGCTCGATGACCTGCTGGATATGGCGAGCATCGATGCCGGAACGCTCTCCATCCAGGCCCACTCACAGAGGGTCGAGGAAATCGTCCGCGATGCCCGAGAATCCTTCGAGCCTCACGCGGCCGAGAAAGGCTTGCAACTCGACTTCGAAGTGGAGCCGGGACTCCTCCTGTGGTGCGACAAGGAACGAATCCTTCAAGCGCTCGGAAATCTGCTCTCCAACGCGATCAAATTCACCCCCCCGGGGGGCCGCATCCTCCTGCGGGCCGAGGCCGAGGCGGGGACCGGGGACATCCGCCTCAGCGTCACGGACACCGGCCCGGGGGTCCCCCTCGCGGCGCAATCGCACATCTTCGATCGTTACTGGCACGAGGCGCAGAACAAGCGCGAGGGGCATGGCCTGGGCCTCTCCATCGCCAAGGGCATCGTGGAGAGTCACGGTGGGCGGATCCGGCTCGAGCAGACCTCCAGCACGGGCAGCACCTTCTCTTTCTCGCTTCCCTCCGAACAGAAGGAGGGCGCGGTCTCGCCAGCGCACCGCACGACACTCCCGCGACGGGGCGTCGAGGAGAGCTTCATTCAAGGCGGTGGCGAGATGGGCGCGCTGATGCGCGCCATGGACTGGTCCAAGAACTCGCTGGGCCCGGTCGAAGCCTGGCCCCAATCCCTGCGGACGTCCGTCAGCACGATGCTCCGCTCCCCCTACCCCATCATTCTTTTCTGGGGACCCGAACTCCGCATGCTTTACAACGATCCGTTTCGTCCCATCCTGGGGACGAAGCATCCCCAGACCCTGGGGGCGCGCGGGAGTGAGGCGCTTGCCGAGGAGTGGGCGCTCCTCGGCCCCTTGATGAAGCGCGTTCACGAGACGGGAGAGCCGCTGTTCCTCCAGAACGGGAACGTCAATTTCGCGCGGCGGCCTGGCGGTTTGAGAGAAGAGGCCTACTTCACCTGGTCCTACAACCCGACCATCGGGGAGACGGGAGAGATCGCGGGCCTCTTCGCCATCTCGAGCGAGACGACGCGCCAGGTGGTCGGTGACCGCCGGCTGGGGATACTCCGGGAACTGTCCATTCGAGCGGCGCTCGACAAGAAAGTCGAAAGGATTTTCCGCTCGCTGGAAGAAGTCCTCGCGCAGGCCGGCAATGATCTGCCTTTCGCGCTCCTCTATGTCGTCGAGGCCGAGAAGGCCCACCTGGTGAGCTGCGCCGGCCTTGCACGGGGAGCCCCCGCGGCCCCCCTCGAACTGAGCCTCGACAACACCCGCTCGTGGCCGCTCGCCACCGTTGCTCGCCTGAGGCAGGAGGCGTTGGTCGAAGACCTCCACTTGAAGTTTGGACGCCTGCCCGGCGGCCCCTGGCCCGAGCCCGCGACGCGCGCCCTCGTTCTTCCCGTGCCCATGGGCGCGGATACCATGGCCACGGGCGTGCTGGTGGCGGGCCTGAGCCCACTGGTCGCGCTGGACGACGAGTACCGCGGATTCCTGCAACTCCTGGCGCGACAACTCGCGGCCAGCATCTCCAGTGCCCGCGCCTATGAACAGGAAAAGCAGCGGGCAGAAGAGTTGGCCCAGCTCGATCGGGCGAAGACCGCGTTCTTCAGCAACGTGAGCCACGAATTCAGGACTCCGCTCACGCTCATTCTCGGCCCCATCGAGGACGCGCTGTCCAAGCCGGAAAAATCGTTGGAAGGAGAAAAGCTCGACCTGATCCGCCGCAATGCCTTGCGGCTTTACAAGATGGTCAACACACTGCTCGACTTCTCGCGGATGGAGGCGGGCCGGGCCCAGGCCCACTACGTGCCGACGGACCTTTCCGCCATGACTCGCAACCTCGCGAGCGCCTTTCAATCCGCGGTGGAGAGCGCGGGCTTGAGGCTGGTGGTGGACTGCCCTCCCCTGCCCGAGCCCCTCTACGTCGACCCGGAGATGTGGGAGAAGGTTGTCTTGAACCTTCTCTCGAATGCGGTGAAGTATACCTATCAAGGTGAAATCCGGATTGGCCTCGGGTGGCGGGACGACAAGGCGGTCCTCACCGTCCAGGACACGGGGGTGGGAATTCCCGAAGAAGAGCTTCCGCGCGTCTTCGAGCGCTTCTACCGCGTCCGTGGCACCCAGGGACGAAGCCACGAGGGCACGGGCATCGGCCTCGCCCTGGTGCAGGAGCTGGTGAAGCTTCACGGCGGCAGCGTCTCGGTGGCGAGCAAGCTCGGTGCGGGTACGACCTTCACCCTGCTCCTGCCGCGTGGTTCGGCCCACCTGCCTCCAGAGCGAATCGAGCGCACGCCCCGGCCGGGCTCTGTCTCCGCGGGGGCCGCGCCCTTCGTCGAGGAGGCGCAGCGCTGGTCCTCGGATTCCACGGGCACGGACACCCCCAACGCCGGAGCGTCGAATGACCCGACGCTGGACGTGCCCGAGGAGCTCGCGCGCTCCCGCATCCTGCTCGTCGACGACAACTCCGACCTACGCACCTACGTCGCTGGGTTGCTCGGGCGAGTCTTCCCCCACGTCGAGACAGCCACGAACGGGAACGACGCGCTCGAGCGGGCGCGCGCCCGGCCGCCGGACCTGGTCCTCTCCGATGTGATGATGCCGGGGTTGGACGGCTTTGGCCTGGTGCGCGCCCTGCGCGCCGACAAGGACACGCGCGCCATCCCCATCATCCTGCTCTCCGCGCGGGCGGGCGATGAGGCCACGGTGGAGGGCTTGCAGAGCGGAGCGGATGACTACCTGGTGAAGCCCTTCTCTGCGCGCGAACTCATGGTCCGGGTGCGCACCCAACTCGACATGGCTCGCGTGCGCCGGGAGGTGATCCGCAACGAGATCGAGAAGAAGGTCCTGCGCGAGTCCGTGCGGGTGCGAGACGAGTTTCTCAACCTCGTCAGCCATGAGCTGCGCACGCCCGTGAGCGCCCTGTCGCTCAACGTCCAGTCCCTGGTCCGAAGCCTGAGCAACGAAGGCCGTGCCGAGGCTTCGCTGGAAGCGCTCGGGGTGAAGGCGCGAACGACACGAAAACACCTGCACCGCCTGGCGCGCCTGGTAGAGCGGCTGCTTGACGTGTCCGAGCTCGTCACCGGCCGCCTGAGGCTCACACGGCGGGAAGTCGACTTGTCGGCGGTCGCGAGTGCCGTCGTGGAGCAAGTGCGGAACAAGGCCCTTCAGGCCGGTTGCGTCCTCACCCTGAATGCTCCCTCTCCGGTCATGGGACACTACGACCGGGCGAGGCTGCACCAGATCCTTGAAGAACTCCTCGACAACGCACTGAAGTTCGGGGCGGGAAGGCCCGTTGAGGTGGCTGTGCGGAGGGATGCGGACCAGGCCTTCCTCACGGTGGTGGATCACGGCGTCGGCGTCGGGCTGGAGGACCAGGAGCGCATCTTCTGGCGCTTCGAGCGAGCCGTTTCCGAGAGAAATCATGGTGGGTTCGGGCTGGGCTTGTGGATCGCTCGCCTCCTCGCGGAAGCACACTCCGGCAGCATCCGCCTCGTGCGCACGGATGGCGGAGCAACCGCCTTCACGGTGATGCTCCCGCTGAACGAGACAGGTTCGCCAGGCCATGGCCCTTGA
- a CDS encoding SGNH/GDSL hydrolase family protein translates to MRDTTPRHIPPRLWPEAVTRRRFFGFVAAACLAAGLSACDDDDGARRLQATWTAAPQDYNETIPVPGVPPPEPQSFQDQSIRQVMRVSAGGDKVRVRVSNLFGTAPVTLGGVHIARGTGGASINATTDTVLRFNGQESVTVPAGQEAWSDEASFSLPSQTDVAITVYVPQTTPVATVHSLGQQTISVAAGNALGSATFTPTQTRQSYYWVTGLDVRNDDARGVIVAFGDSITDGAGSTVDALNRYPDFLARRVAADPALQGFSVVNQGIGGNRALNDVIGARGVERFQRDVLGTTGVTHAIILIGINDIGFGGFVPAQAVTADEIIAGLQTMVDQAKARDVKVFLGTLLPLKGMAAPYYSPEAEAKRQAVNAWIRANTAQAHGSIDFEAATRDLADPLQMRPEYDSGDHLHPNGAGYEAMANAIDLASFR, encoded by the coding sequence ATGAGAGACACCACCCCGAGACACATTCCGCCCCGTCTCTGGCCGGAGGCGGTAACCCGCCGACGCTTCTTCGGCTTCGTGGCCGCCGCGTGCCTCGCCGCCGGCCTGAGCGCCTGTGACGATGACGACGGTGCGCGGCGATTGCAGGCCACCTGGACGGCCGCGCCGCAGGACTACAACGAGACCATTCCAGTGCCGGGGGTGCCGCCGCCGGAGCCACAATCGTTCCAGGACCAATCGATACGACAGGTGATGCGGGTATCGGCCGGCGGGGACAAGGTTCGGGTGCGGGTGTCGAACCTCTTCGGCACCGCTCCGGTCACCCTCGGCGGTGTGCACATCGCCCGCGGCACTGGCGGCGCATCCATCAATGCCACCACGGACACCGTCTTGCGCTTCAACGGGCAGGAGTCCGTGACGGTCCCCGCCGGCCAGGAGGCCTGGAGTGACGAGGCGAGCTTCTCGCTCCCGTCCCAGACGGACGTGGCGATCACCGTGTACGTGCCCCAGACAACGCCCGTGGCGACCGTGCACTCGCTGGGACAGCAGACCATCTCGGTCGCGGCCGGAAACGCCCTCGGCAGCGCGACCTTCACCCCAACGCAGACACGGCAGTCGTACTACTGGGTGACCGGCCTCGACGTGCGCAACGACGATGCCCGCGGAGTCATCGTCGCCTTCGGGGATTCCATCACCGACGGCGCGGGGTCGACCGTGGATGCGCTCAACCGCTACCCCGACTTCCTCGCGCGTCGCGTCGCGGCCGACCCGGCGCTGCAAGGGTTCAGCGTGGTCAACCAGGGCATCGGGGGCAACCGGGCGCTCAACGACGTCATCGGAGCCAGGGGCGTGGAGCGCTTCCAGCGTGACGTGCTGGGCACGACGGGGGTCACCCACGCCATCATCCTGATCGGCATCAACGACATCGGCTTCGGAGGCTTCGTGCCGGCGCAGGCGGTGACGGCCGACGAGATCATCGCCGGCCTCCAGACGATGGTGGACCAGGCGAAGGCGCGCGACGTCAAGGTGTTCCTGGGCACCCTGCTCCCGCTCAAGGGCATGGCCGCGCCGTACTACAGCCCGGAGGCCGAGGCCAAACGGCAGGCGGTGAACGCCTGGATTCGCGCCAACACCGCACAGGCCCATGGCAGCATCGACTTCGAAGCGGCCACGCGCGACCTGGCCGACCCGCTCCAGATGCGACCGGAGTACGACAGCGGCGACCACCTGCACCCCAACGGGGCCGGCTACGAGGCGATGGCCAATGCCATCGACCTGGCCTCGTTCCGGTAG
- a CDS encoding FG-GAP repeat domain-containing protein — translation MDDLRNALFEFGHCYIVARVGLASKAFFLNLPPFLQNSFHRFTTQPDPGARHLVIVTVTAWNQWMRSFAHDTYNARCTMDIEPSAAEGDFMLQQLKQHVAEFKKYKSHIVLRDKNNGKWYFRAPPDFNVETNVAWYPNSEGPQDYQPVLCDFNGDGYVDMAMRNRDDSLVGPGTWVFRAGPGFSPSSEWSLAWSARSGTGYQPFAGDFNGDGTCEMGVREISTGKFYSRAPVTGSAETHLFTWSPGTQYEPFVGDFDKDGVADIGFRDSSNGHFYWRKGPSFSSEGSYYWTAGQGTNYRPFVGDFNGDGYWDIGLNDTSIGRIYIKYGPNFAGNQSGFDWAAGSHYQVLTGDIR, via the coding sequence TTGGATGACCTTCGCAATGCCCTGTTCGAGTTCGGTCATTGTTATATCGTGGCCCGGGTCGGGCTTGCCTCCAAAGCATTCTTTCTCAATCTCCCACCGTTTCTCCAGAACTCTTTTCATCGCTTCACGACGCAGCCGGATCCTGGAGCAAGGCACCTTGTGATTGTCACGGTCACCGCGTGGAATCAGTGGATGCGGTCATTCGCCCACGACACATACAACGCTCGTTGCACCATGGACATCGAGCCCTCCGCGGCAGAGGGTGACTTCATGCTGCAACAACTCAAGCAGCACGTTGCCGAGTTCAAGAAGTACAAGAGTCACATTGTCTTGCGTGATAAGAACAATGGGAAATGGTACTTCAGGGCTCCGCCCGATTTCAACGTTGAAACCAACGTGGCCTGGTACCCGAACAGCGAAGGCCCTCAAGACTATCAACCCGTGCTTTGTGACTTCAATGGAGACGGGTATGTCGACATGGCCATGAGGAACCGCGATGATTCCCTTGTGGGGCCCGGGACATGGGTCTTCAGGGCCGGGCCCGGCTTCTCTCCATCCTCCGAATGGTCTTTGGCCTGGTCAGCGCGCAGCGGAACCGGCTATCAGCCATTCGCTGGAGACTTCAATGGCGATGGAACTTGCGAGATGGGGGTGCGCGAGATTTCAACGGGGAAGTTCTACTCCCGGGCCCCAGTGACTGGCTCAGCGGAGACCCATTTGTTCACGTGGTCGCCTGGCACCCAATATGAGCCGTTTGTCGGAGATTTCGACAAGGATGGCGTGGCGGATATTGGCTTCAGGGACAGTAGCAATGGGCACTTCTACTGGCGAAAAGGGCCGTCATTCTCCAGCGAGGGCAGTTACTACTGGACAGCGGGACAGGGGACCAACTACCGGCCCTTCGTGGGCGATTTCAATGGCGATGGGTATTGGGACATCGGTCTGAACGACACGAGCATCGGCAGAATATACATCAAGTATGGGCCGAATTTCGCGGGAAACCAGTCGGGATTCGACTGGGCTGCGGGCTCTCACTATCAGGTGCTGACGGGGGATATTCGGTAG
- a CDS encoding ankyrin repeat domain-containing protein: MSEELFTAIKQHDTAQVKALLTRGADPNEPQQEWPGLLPMQVAIHALANGGELDVLLALLEHGADVNAWDAERDRTPLLEAVCENQLAAVEVLLNAGAEPNVRSSEGDTPLRACAEVGNVVMASLLLRAGATRTINDWGGLTGCTALGIAISRLDLPMMRLLLDAGADPEATDDDRQPTRDRLPPRDESDSQAWDAAFELLGGTKGRNP, from the coding sequence ATGTCGGAAGAACTCTTCACGGCGATCAAGCAACATGATACAGCCCAGGTCAAGGCGCTACTAACCAGGGGGGCCGATCCGAACGAGCCACAGCAGGAGTGGCCGGGATTGCTTCCAATGCAAGTGGCCATCCACGCACTCGCCAATGGAGGCGAACTTGATGTGCTCCTGGCGCTGCTTGAGCACGGCGCGGATGTCAACGCATGGGACGCGGAGCGGGACAGGACCCCTTTGTTGGAGGCGGTCTGCGAAAACCAGCTAGCGGCAGTTGAAGTGCTCCTGAACGCGGGTGCCGAGCCCAACGTGCGGAGCAGCGAAGGAGACACACCGCTGCGGGCGTGCGCGGAGGTGGGCAATGTGGTCATGGCTTCTCTCCTCTTGAGAGCGGGGGCCACTCGGACTATCAATGACTGGGGTGGGCTGACCGGATGCACTGCGCTCGGAATTGCGATATCGAGGCTGGACCTCCCGATGATGAGACTGCTACTAGATGCTGGCGCGGATCCGGAAGCCACGGATGATGACCGCCAGCCCACTCGCGACCGCCTGCCGCCGCGCGATGAATCTGATTCCCAAGCATGGGACGCCGCGTTCGAGTTGCTCGGAGGTACGAAAGGCCGCAACCCGTAA
- a CDS encoding macrolide family glycosyltransferase — translation MARGAFFNVPFHGHTNATFPVVRELVERGEDITYYLTDSFRPQVERAGARFHRYESTVEEGLKSGTVGFLPARMPAESRAVIPQLLEAVRAQRPDYVVYDPLCLWGQILANHLRIPAVLFRPTMVVTARGGASLDFMKSRIAMFPGLFEQAGKDIAALQQEYGLPPTDLWGMLGHEEPLNLVCVPRSFQSGGEAFDERYVFVGPSIRERGDTGDFPLAHLEGGPVLYISLGTVFNNWPEFYRMCFEAFGGTPWRVVLSTGHAVNVAELGAVPGNFLVRPSVPQLEVLERTSVFVTHGGANSLMESFAHAVPVVVIPQMAEQPLNAVRVAELELGLALQRETVTVEQLRRAVARVSSEPAFREKARSMQQEVRASGGYRRAAEAILAYREKRAGASAS, via the coding sequence ATGGCCAGAGGCGCTTTCTTCAACGTCCCCTTTCACGGGCACACCAACGCCACCTTTCCCGTGGTGCGCGAGCTGGTGGAGCGGGGCGAGGACATCACCTACTACCTCACCGACTCGTTCCGTCCCCAGGTGGAGCGGGCCGGCGCGCGCTTCCATCGCTACGAGAGCACGGTGGAGGAGGGCCTGAAGTCCGGCACCGTGGGGTTCCTGCCGGCCCGCATGCCCGCGGAGAGCCGCGCGGTGATTCCCCAGCTGCTCGAGGCCGTGCGCGCCCAGCGCCCCGACTACGTGGTTTATGATCCGCTCTGCCTGTGGGGGCAGATCCTCGCCAACCACCTGCGCATTCCCGCGGTCCTCTTCCGCCCCACCATGGTCGTGACGGCGCGCGGCGGCGCGAGCCTGGACTTCATGAAGAGCCGGATCGCGATGTTTCCGGGCCTGTTCGAGCAGGCGGGAAAGGACATCGCCGCCCTGCAACAGGAGTACGGTCTGCCTCCGACGGATCTCTGGGGCATGCTGGGCCACGAGGAGCCCCTGAACCTGGTCTGCGTGCCGCGCTCGTTCCAGTCCGGAGGCGAGGCCTTCGATGAGCGCTACGTCTTCGTGGGGCCGTCCATCCGGGAGCGCGGAGACACCGGGGACTTCCCCCTGGCGCACCTCGAGGGCGGGCCGGTGCTCTACATCTCGCTGGGAACGGTCTTCAACAACTGGCCGGAGTTCTACCGGATGTGCTTCGAGGCGTTCGGCGGGACGCCCTGGCGCGTGGTGCTCTCCACCGGGCACGCGGTGAACGTGGCGGAACTGGGCGCGGTGCCCGGCAACTTCCTCGTGCGCCCCTCGGTGCCCCAGTTGGAGGTGCTCGAGCGCACGTCCGTCTTCGTCACCCACGGCGGGGCCAACAGCCTGATGGAGTCCTTCGCCCATGCCGTCCCCGTGGTCGTCATTCCCCAGATGGCCGAGCAGCCGCTCAACGCCGTGCGGGTCGCCGAACTGGAACTGGGGCTGGCCCTGCAACGGGAGACCGTCACGGTGGAGCAGTTGCGGCGGGCGGTGGCGCGGGTGTCGAGCGAGCCCGCGTTCCGGGAGAAGGCGCGGAGCATGCAGCAGGAGGTTCGCGCCTCGGGAGGCTACCGCCGCGCGGCCGAGGCCATCCTCGCGTACAGGGAGAAGCGGGCCGGAGCCAGCGCTTCCTGA
- a CDS encoding DUF3037 domain-containing protein, translated as MPVRNSFDYAIIRVVPRVEREEFINAGVILYCLTHRFLGARVELDTRRLEALAPGTDPETLLHHLASIPRVCAGGRAAGPVGQLPQKERFHWLVAPRSTVIQTGPVHSGLCEDPTQAIEHLMRRMVLPPSP; from the coding sequence GTGCCCGTGCGCAACTCGTTTGACTACGCCATCATCCGCGTCGTGCCGCGCGTGGAGCGCGAGGAGTTCATCAACGCGGGCGTCATCCTCTATTGCCTCACCCACCGCTTCCTCGGCGCGCGGGTGGAGCTGGACACGCGCCGGCTCGAGGCGCTCGCGCCGGGCACGGACCCGGAGACGCTCCTGCACCACCTGGCCTCCATTCCCCGGGTGTGCGCCGGAGGCCGCGCGGCGGGCCCCGTGGGACAGCTCCCCCAGAAGGAGCGCTTCCACTGGCTGGTGGCCCCGCGCAGCACGGTGATCCAGACGGGCCCCGTGCACTCGGGCCTGTGCGAGGATCCCACCCAGGCGATCGAGCACCTGATGCGACGGATGGTGCTGCCCCCCAGCCCCTGA